In Bacteroidota bacterium, a single genomic region encodes these proteins:
- a CDS encoding nuclear transport factor 2 family protein encodes MKNAKCFLMLLSVLFLLPYSGNCQVKLEANSSLSSYIIELDKAGWEAWKNKQADWFEQNTTTDFISISAEEVSTKSEVIKATVSACEIKSYVLSEITCTLLAQNSVLLSYICTQEGSCGNAKIPSKIRVAANYIQQNEKWLEAFYMEAKID; translated from the coding sequence ATGAAAAATGCTAAGTGCTTTTTGATGCTTCTTTCTGTTTTATTTCTACTCCCCTATTCAGGAAATTGTCAAGTTAAATTGGAGGCAAACTCCAGCCTTTCGAGCTATATAATAGAGTTGGATAAAGCCGGTTGGGAAGCCTGGAAGAATAAACAAGCGGATTGGTTTGAACAAAATACAACAACTGATTTTATTTCGATAAGTGCGGAGGAAGTGAGTACAAAATCGGAAGTAATAAAAGCGACCGTTAGTGCCTGTGAAATAAAAAGTTATGTCTTAAGTGAAATCACCTGTACGCTGTTAGCGCAAAATTCTGTTTTGTTGAGTTATATCTGCACGCAGGAAGGCAGCTGTGGCAATGCCAAAATTCCTTCCAAAATAAGAGTTGCAGCCAATTACATTCAACAAAATGAAAAGTGGTTAGAGGCATTTTACATGGAAGCTAAAATAGATTGA
- a CDS encoding DUF3830 family protein, translating into MQGFKISSPENESIRFEFYLDAAPATCKAFLETLPFTRPFKHARVSGAEIWIDDVPPIDVPQENASVFTEPGEVVIGPSKPARAKTANCFGIYYGEGKGLDACNIFAKVLVEDQQKLIELGKRIWGQGFQELRLEAYSTE; encoded by the coding sequence GTGCAAGGATTTAAGATTAGCAGCCCAGAAAACGAAAGCATACGTTTTGAATTTTACCTCGATGCTGCCCCCGCTACCTGTAAGGCATTTCTAGAAACCTTGCCTTTTACCCGCCCTTTCAAGCATGCGCGAGTTTCGGGAGCTGAAATTTGGATTGACGACGTGCCCCCTATCGATGTACCTCAAGAAAATGCCTCTGTTTTTACGGAACCCGGAGAAGTGGTGATTGGTCCGTCGAAACCTGCGCGAGCCAAGACGGCCAATTGTTTCGGCATATATTACGGAGAGGGCAAAGGATTGGATGCCTGCAATATTTTTGCAAAAGTGCTGGTAGAAGATCAGCAAAAATTGATTGAGCTGGGGAAGCGCATTTGGGGGCAGGGTTTTCAGGAATTAAGGCTTGAAGCTTATAGCACCGAATAA
- a CDS encoding AAA family ATPase: MRISKIKIPLTETQTVNLKEINLCKKPLGSVVALVGKNGAGKSRILKFVENYIKKINYENYFDDHLINIPTTIISQFEQNIATARQYQKALENNNLNGPQIQQTKHIINQNMSGFLQRLQQLGQAYIKIVDNDDLKNIKANINNGNAITFERILKNTHFDSVVANPSLIQQAESNPLNQQSILLNEFTAFNNQSTISYLTRLTNEIITDEFNLYIKHRQKPELIKDEIQNKTSFQLFDKFQGYVKQFLGKDFSYQQNAQGNTVNSTLFYNNEPFNLTQFSPGQKTLFAYAILFFYLDINSKTNIRESIIIIDEPEKHLHPEAQITLINALKSIIGKTGQLWIATHSIHILSHLDYDEIMMVKDDEIIPPSRTTPGKSFNDLMGIDEHLNELISFITSISEWAYGNFMVQCFKEPDVIFGKNINDPQYKIFKTFLNDMTSIELLDFGAGKGRIGYTIQEDEMVSKKVIYSAFEPDKGNYAILNNVPDKKVIYSNLNEIPINNYDCVVLCNVLHEINPKEWVNILTSIKNLLKENGYLLIIEDRYLPKGENAHEFGYLVFGNEETKILLSSSSSMLLKLDEVEYSERIIFNAFLKSEINPSTESVINSIKKLKENCFVNIKSFKKKVNDINQGRRYANETQLYINAQLALEILKK, encoded by the coding sequence ATGAGAATTTCAAAAATTAAGATACCGTTAACGGAAACCCAAACCGTAAATCTAAAAGAAATTAATCTTTGTAAAAAACCTTTAGGCTCTGTTGTGGCATTGGTTGGTAAAAATGGAGCTGGAAAATCACGAATCTTAAAATTTGTTGAGAACTATATTAAGAAAATAAATTATGAAAACTACTTTGATGACCATTTAATAAATATTCCAACAACTATTATTTCCCAGTTCGAACAAAATATTGCAACTGCAAGACAATATCAGAAAGCATTAGAAAATAATAACCTAAATGGACCTCAAATCCAACAAACAAAACATATTATCAATCAAAATATGTCTGGTTTTCTTCAAAGACTACAACAATTAGGACAAGCCTATATAAAAATTGTTGACAATGATGACTTGAAAAACATAAAGGCTAATATTAACAATGGAAATGCAATTACTTTTGAAAGAATCTTAAAAAATACCCATTTCGATAGTGTTGTTGCAAATCCATCATTAATACAACAAGCAGAAAGCAATCCGCTAAACCAACAAAGTATTTTGTTGAATGAATTTACAGCGTTTAACAACCAATCTACAATAAGTTATTTAACAAGGTTAACAAATGAAATAATAACTGATGAATTTAACTTGTATATCAAGCACAGACAAAAGCCCGAATTAATAAAGGATGAAATTCAAAACAAGACATCGTTCCAATTGTTCGATAAGTTTCAAGGTTATGTAAAGCAATTTTTAGGTAAAGATTTTTCATATCAGCAGAATGCGCAAGGTAATACTGTTAATAGTACATTATTTTACAATAATGAACCCTTCAATCTAACCCAATTTTCACCTGGCCAAAAAACACTTTTTGCATATGCAATTCTATTTTTTTATTTAGACATAAATTCTAAAACTAATATTAGGGAAAGTATTATCATTATTGATGAGCCTGAAAAACACCTCCATCCAGAAGCTCAAATAACCTTGATAAATGCGTTAAAAAGTATTATTGGCAAAACAGGACAATTATGGATTGCTACTCACTCAATTCACATATTATCACATCTAGACTATGATGAAATTATGATGGTAAAAGATGACGAAATCATACCACCATCAAGGACAACACCAGGAAAATCATTTAACGATTTAATGGGAATTGATGAACATTTAAACGAATTAATCTCATTCATTACATCTATTTCAGAATGGGCATATGGTAATTTTATGGTGCAGTGCTTTAAAGAACCTGATGTAATTTTTGGCAAAAATATTAATGACCCTCAATATAAAATTTTTAAGACCTTTTTAAATGACATGACAAGTATTGAATTACTTGATTTTGGAGCTGGAAAAGGGAGAATTGGTTATACAATTCAAGAGGACGAAATGGTTTCTAAAAAAGTAATTTATAGTGCTTTCGAACCAGATAAAGGAAACTATGCAATATTAAATAATGTTCCAGATAAAAAAGTAATTTATTCAAATTTAAATGAAATACCTATAAATAATTATGACTGTGTAGTTCTCTGTAATGTTCTGCATGAAATAAATCCGAAAGAATGGGTTAACATTCTAACTTCTATAAAGAATCTTCTAAAAGAGAATGGATATTTATTAATTATTGAAGATCGTTATTTGCCGAAGGGGGAGAATGCCCATGAGTTTGGCTATTTAGTTTTCGGAAACGAAGAAACAAAAATCCTTTTATCATCTTCATCATCAATGCTTTTAAAACTTGACGAAGTTGAATATTCAGAAAGAATAATTTTTAATGCATTTCTAAAAAGTGAAATTAATCCTTCGACTGAAAGTGTCATTAATTCTATTAAAAAATTAAAAGAAAATTGCTTTGTCAACATAAAATCATTTAAGAAAAAAGTTAATGATATTAATCAGGGTCGCAGATATGCAAACGAAACACAACTTTACATTAATGCTCAACTAGCTTTAGAAATCTTAAAAAAATAA
- a CDS encoding trypsin-like peptidase domain-containing protein produces the protein MNLKEQWKFNYQSVCKIIHLKDGKIIGGGTGFKIDGKIITNSHVFNASESDETRIVFIDKDCITPILTKIYEKKEFENLLLDAMPPNSWDFAILSAVDSDYNFIPSLVIAESTFPINVGQNCFFLGYPLSSINLSIHSAFISSKFISPGTSVKNLQIDASVNNGNSGGPLLDSESGKVIGIITLKKTGFTKKFEELNDSFKQNIKLFEETAKHARIQLGNVDTLQTFKIIQTQLEILCSEISRNTNVGIGYAFELDEIRKYL, from the coding sequence ATGAACTTAAAAGAGCAATGGAAATTTAATTATCAATCTGTTTGTAAAATAATTCATTTAAAAGACGGGAAAATTATTGGAGGAGGAACTGGCTTTAAAATAGATGGTAAGATAATAACTAATAGCCATGTATTTAATGCATCTGAATCTGATGAGACACGCATAGTGTTTATTGACAAGGATTGCATCACACCGATACTTACTAAAATTTACGAAAAAAAAGAGTTTGAAAACCTCTTGCTTGATGCTATGCCACCAAATAGCTGGGACTTTGCAATTCTAAGTGCAGTTGATAGTGATTATAATTTTATTCCTTCTTTAGTAATTGCAGAAAGCACATTTCCAATTAACGTTGGTCAGAATTGCTTTTTTCTTGGGTATCCCTTATCTTCAATTAACCTATCAATTCATTCTGCATTTATTTCGTCAAAATTTATCTCTCCTGGAACAAGTGTGAAAAATCTGCAAATAGATGCTAGTGTGAATAATGGAAATTCAGGTGGTCCATTATTAGATTCAGAATCAGGAAAGGTTATTGGGATAATTACATTAAAAAAGACAGGCTTTACCAAAAAGTTTGAGGAGTTAAATGATAGCTTTAAACAAAATATTAAATTATTCGAGGAGACCGCAAAACATGCCAGAATTCAACTGGGAAATGTAGACACATTACAAACCTTTAAAATAATTCAAACTCAATTAGAAATTCTTTGTTCTGAAATTAGTAGAAATACAAATGTTGGTATAGGATACGCATTTGAACTTGATGAAATAAGAAAATATTTATAA
- a CDS encoding DUF2219 family protein, whose translation MKIILLLLFFLSINTFGQTNCMQNANKIYRIINLDAHIHKIDTYNSFTKDSIKRDNTLKALENYGDAKKQREDSLAQLIKVSEIFNCEIEPVCLRYYLQSILHYSSLKLFCDKVQSTFEDMENEHSKGEQGKANYYCIEKLRENITILNLLLHQKTERNFFQYRNDNYKPHLIKGGMIYHDNDFIFATNNSDRDYTGGARIELFTDYLKFNLLNSAINMVTEVWNNRRVKKGKSLLYEDNNFNTYQSLFYGAEAYTPQLRNRGVFTTLTSVDSLDRPYASFQYIGLGKYFIRRRGDIRVHEETKFGKIGGKTTDVVQSVLHRDLITNSLVPYGWESQIAPNGRYGIQYDFLHEMALISPDNVFRHLLHTSFNWGKLVNFYSIVEGRAGCEMTSAALGLGYTTVPFKNQNGTYIKKRGTLKDKGGDYNKANGIRYLLDVKLMYRYMHYSSLLQGFGYISPMTDDDPTTKEVYVLSKSEVEHFYWLGSISFSLAKGRTALFGRVSFIGDEVSPNKSHYYNDKDYLTYSDGETDHKSYQRKLHKNTWGTLGVQFLLGE comes from the coding sequence ATGAAAATAATTCTACTCCTTCTCTTCTTTTTAAGCATCAATACTTTTGGTCAAACTAACTGCATGCAAAATGCAAATAAGATTTATCGCATTATTAATCTCGATGCGCACATTCACAAAATCGATACTTACAACTCATTTACCAAAGATTCTATTAAGCGCGACAACACACTAAAAGCATTGGAAAATTATGGCGATGCAAAAAAACAACGCGAGGATTCGTTAGCACAACTAATTAAAGTTTCAGAAATTTTTAACTGCGAAATCGAACCTGTTTGCTTGCGCTACTATCTTCAAAGCATTCTCCACTACAGCAGTCTAAAATTATTTTGCGACAAAGTGCAAAGCACTTTCGAAGACATGGAAAACGAGCATTCCAAAGGCGAACAAGGTAAAGCCAATTACTATTGCATCGAAAAACTCAGAGAAAACATTACTATTCTGAACCTGCTCCTGCACCAAAAAACAGAACGCAATTTTTTTCAATACCGTAATGATAATTACAAGCCGCACCTCATTAAAGGTGGAATGATTTACCATGACAATGATTTTATTTTTGCCACAAATAATTCCGATCGCGATTACACCGGGGGCGCACGCATAGAGCTGTTTACCGATTACCTTAAATTTAATTTACTCAACAGTGCCATCAACATGGTAACCGAAGTGTGGAACAATCGTCGGGTAAAAAAAGGAAAGAGCTTACTTTATGAAGACAATAATTTTAATACCTATCAAAGTCTTTTCTACGGTGCCGAAGCCTACACTCCGCAGCTGCGTAACCGAGGTGTATTTACTACCTTAACCAGTGTGGATAGCCTCGACCGGCCTTATGCTTCGTTTCAATACATTGGTTTGGGAAAATATTTTATTCGCAGGCGGGGCGATATACGCGTGCATGAAGAAACTAAGTTTGGAAAAATAGGCGGTAAAACTACCGATGTAGTGCAAAGCGTGTTGCACCGCGATTTAATTACCAATTCGCTGGTACCTTATGGCTGGGAATCGCAAATTGCTCCGAATGGACGCTATGGTATACAATACGACTTCCTGCACGAAATGGCGCTGATTTCGCCCGACAATGTGTTTCGGCATTTGCTGCATACTTCTTTTAACTGGGGTAAACTTGTAAATTTTTATTCGATTGTAGAAGGCCGTGCCGGTTGCGAAATGACTTCGGCTGCCTTAGGGCTTGGCTACACCACTGTACCTTTCAAAAATCAAAACGGAACCTATATTAAGAAACGCGGAACCTTAAAAGACAAAGGCGGTGACTACAACAAAGCCAATGGAATACGCTATTTATTGGATGTTAAGTTGATGTACCGCTACATGCATTACTCCTCGCTGCTGCAAGGCTTTGGGTACATCAGCCCCATGACAGATGACGACCCCACCACCAAAGAAGTGTATGTATTAAGCAAATCGGAAGTGGAACATTTTTATTGGTTGGGAAGCATTTCCTTCTCGCTCGCGAAAGGCCGCACAGCATTGTTTGGGCGGGTATCCTTTATAGGCGATGAAGTAAGCCCCAACAAAAGCCATTACTACAACGACAAAGATTACCTCACCTACAGCGACGGCGAAACGGACCATAAATCCTACCAGCGCAAACTCCATAAAAATACCTGGGGAACCTTGGGCGTGCAGTTTTTGTTGGGGGAGTGA
- a CDS encoding response regulator transcription factor: MSNLLNVIIADDHKLYRDGLELVLQSNILIGTVKHASNGIEVMQLLAEEPFHLIFMDISMPQMDGLATTKMIAKKYKSTKVIVLSMHQDKKNIYDLYDAGAAAYLLKSSPVEDINKAIAEVSQGKSYYVPEVSELIINRFKEKQKIEKETAELTKREKNILKLICKQYSNQEIADKLFISARTVESYRENLLRKTNSRNTAGLVVFAHKNQLFN; the protein is encoded by the coding sequence ATGAGCAATTTGCTGAATGTAATTATAGCCGACGACCACAAATTGTATCGCGATGGTCTTGAACTTGTTTTACAAAGTAATATACTTATTGGAACTGTTAAGCATGCATCAAATGGTATAGAAGTAATGCAATTGCTTGCGGAGGAGCCCTTTCACCTCATTTTTATGGACATTAGCATGCCTCAAATGGATGGCTTGGCAACCACAAAAATGATTGCTAAAAAGTATAAATCCACCAAAGTTATTGTGCTGTCGATGCATCAGGATAAGAAAAATATTTATGACCTGTATGATGCGGGAGCAGCTGCCTACCTGTTAAAAAGTTCGCCGGTGGAGGATATTAATAAAGCCATCGCCGAAGTTAGTCAAGGTAAATCGTATTACGTCCCAGAGGTTTCGGAGCTTATCATAAATCGATTTAAGGAAAAGCAAAAAATTGAGAAGGAAACTGCCGAGCTCACTAAAAGAGAAAAGAATATTTTAAAACTCATCTGTAAACAATACTCCAATCAAGAAATTGCGGATAAACTCTTCATCTCGGCCCGCACCGTGGAATCGTATCGTGAAAACCTTTTGCGAAAAACCAATTCAAGAAATACAGCCGGATTAGTGGTGTTTGCACATAAGAATCAACTTTTTAATTGA
- a CDS encoding DUF1211 domain-containing protein, with translation MKDSHQKDKIHFQVERIAFFSDALIAIAVTLLIIEIKAPHIEHGISFSEQVAQLTHLIPEFISFGISFAIIISQWIKHHELFGNIIGYDTKLIRINAAFLFANTIIPFSTSYFAHNTISEISLPYLVYGFTLIFLTFCNYLLFRHAVNPKFKLYSISYSSAQRFWLSADYLLFPIAIIIALLLGYINLKLGLIIYVVMMQLGFFINSKKRKLNC, from the coding sequence ATGAAAGACAGCCATCAAAAAGATAAAATTCATTTTCAAGTGGAGCGCATTGCTTTTTTTAGTGATGCCTTAATCGCTATCGCCGTAACCTTATTAATCATCGAAATTAAGGCGCCACACATTGAGCATGGCATTTCATTTAGTGAGCAAGTAGCACAATTAACGCATCTTATACCGGAGTTTATTTCATTCGGAATTAGCTTTGCCATTATTATATCCCAATGGATTAAACACCATGAGTTATTTGGGAATATTATTGGCTACGACACAAAACTAATTCGCATAAATGCGGCATTTCTATTTGCCAATACAATAATTCCATTTTCGACTTCCTATTTTGCGCATAACACTATTTCCGAAATTTCTTTGCCTTATCTGGTGTATGGTTTTACTTTGATATTTCTTACCTTTTGCAATTACCTTTTGTTTCGTCATGCCGTAAACCCTAAGTTTAAACTTTATTCAATTTCCTATTCTTCTGCGCAACGCTTTTGGCTTTCGGCCGATTATTTATTGTTTCCTATTGCCATAATAATTGCACTCCTTTTAGGATACATCAACCTTAAATTGGGTTTAATTATTTATGTGGTAATGATGCAACTTGGTTTTTTTATCAATAGCAAAAAGAGGAAGCTTAACTGCTAA